TGACTGATGCCCTCGAAGGCCGAGACAATCTGGGTAGTGTCGGCAATGACGGTCCAGCCCCCGGCCAGGTCGCGCTTGGACTTGGCCAGGGGGCCAATCAGGGCAATTTTGCGTTGAGCAGCCAGGGGCAATACGCTGCGCTCATTTTTGAGCAGCACCATCGACTTGCGAGCCACGTCGCGGGCTGCCACGCGGTGCTGCGGGTCGCTAAACACTTTCTTTTCGCGCTTGGCGTCGGAGAACTTGTAGGGGTCGTCGAAGAGGCCCAGCTCGAACTTCTTGCGCAGAATGCGGCGCACGGCATCATCGACCAGGGCCACATCGACTTTGCCCTCTTGCACCAGCTTGGGCAACGTGTCGAAGTAGGCGTCGTTTTCCATGTCCATGTCGTTGCCGGCCGCCATAGCCTTCTGCGCTGCCTCGCCGATGTTTTGGGCGTAGCCCCAGCTCACCATCTCCCGGATGGAGCCCCAATCCGACACCACAAAGCCGGGGTAGTTCCACTGGCCTTTGAGAATGTCACGCTGCAAATAGCGGCTGGCGGTGGCCGGCACGCCGTTGAGCGTGTTAAAGGAGTTCATAAACGTGGCGGCCCCGGCATCCACGGCGGCCTTGAACGGGGGCAAATACACTTCCCAGAGCTGCTGAGGGCTGAGGTCCACGGCGTTGTAGTCGCGCCCGGCAATAGCGGCTCCATAGGCGGCGAAGTGCTTGGCGCAGGCCATGACGGCATCGGTGCCGCCGAGCTTTTCGCCCTGAAAGCCCAGGACCCGGGCCCGGGCAATCTGGGAGCCTAGGTACTGGTCTTCGCCGGCACCTTCCATCACCCGGCCCCAGCGCGGGTCCCGGCCGACGTCGACCATGGGCGCAAACGTCCAGTGAATGCCGGAAGCGGCGGCTTCCCGGGCTGCCACGTGCGCCGACTCCCGAATGGCGGCCATATCCCAGGAAGCAGCCTCGGCCAAGGGCACGGGAAATACGGTCTGGTAGCCGTGAATCACATCGAGGCCAAAGAGCAGCGGAATGTGCAGGCGCGACTTGAGGGCCTCCGCCTGAATGGCGCGGGTGTCCTGTACGCCTTTCACGTTCAGCATGGAGCCCACGTGGCCCTGGCGGATGCTGTTGAGCAAGTCGGTTTTGCGGGTGCTGGCGGGGCCAGTCAGCTCCCGGCCCGAGTACTGCGTGAGCTGCCCGGCTTTTTCCTCCAACGTCATCTGGGCCAGCAGCTCGGTAATGCGCTGCTCAATGGCGGCCGTCGTCAACGCTTTTTTCTGAGCCCGCGTAGGAGAGCCGGCAGCTAGCAAAGCAGTGAGAAGTAGAAGCGTTTTGGAGAAAGGAAAAGGCATTGCAAGAAGTTGGAAAGGAGCGGTAGTGCGGTAGAGTATCAGCTGTCATCCTGGGCTTTGCGAAGCATGACTAATAGGGAGTACTAGTGCAACGGCAGTTGATTTGCATTGCAGGCGAGATGTTTCCCGCTGGTCGACATGACGTTCTTCATGGGAGGACAGGCGGCTAATAGAGGCGCTTCACCTGTAGGCCGTTGAGGATGGTTTCGCCGGTTTGGGGTTGGAAGTCGAGGAGGATGCCTTTGCCGCCGCGGGCCGAAACGGGGATTTTATAGCTAACGGCTTGTAGGGCGGGAAGCGTGGTGCCGGTGCTCAGGTTCGGCAGGGCCGCCACGCCATTGACCAGCACCGAGAAGGAGCGGCTGGCTTTCGGGGCGGGGCCGGCGGCGGCGTTGCTACCGGCCAAGTTATACACCAGCTGTTCGGCGGCGGGAGCGGCTTCGAGCTCGGCAAAGTGCAGGGTTACTTCGTACTCGCCGTCGGGCACGTCGAGGCGGAACTGCGTGAGGCCCACGCGCTGGGTTTCGTAGAGAGCATCGTAGCTCGTGCCCAGAATGTCGCGGTCGGAGCCGTAGGGCAGCCGGTCGCCGGGCAGCTTGTAGACCGTGCCGCCCACGTAGCCCCAGCCGCCGGGGGCGTATTCCTGCTCAGGCACCCAGACCTGGTGTAGCTTATTGTCGGTGAAAGTGCGGGCGTCGCCGAGGCTGATGTTGAGCTCGGTGAAGGGGAGCTTGGGCGAAGTTAGTTGCGTAGGCAGTAGCTGAAACTCGATGTCGGCCTGGTCCTCCACCGCCTGGCCGGTAGCCTGGGCCTGGAGCCGGTTCATGCCGTTGCCAAAGGGTACGTTGAAGCGGACCACGCCAAACTCGGCAGGTTTGGTACCCAAATCCTGGCCGTTGAGCAGCAGGCGAACGGCAGGCTGGTTGGTGTAGATTTCCACGGGCTGGCGGCAAAACAGCGAGTCGGGGCCAGTAGTGGGGCCGCTGCGTAGGTTCCAGCCACGGCTGCCGATGCGCAGGAAGGACGTTTTGAGCAGGTGGGCCTGGTAGAAATAATAAGCATCCTTGGGCTGGCGGTCAGCCGTGAGCAGGCTCTTGGTATTCAGGTGCGGATTGGCTTCCTGCCGCGTTTCGGAGCTGAACTCGGCCAGGTTCCACACGGTGCTGCCCGCCACGAAGGGCCGGTCGAGAATGGCTTTCAGGTAAAACTGGTGGTAGGAGTTGGCGTACTCGGTCGTTTTGTCGAAGCGTCGGGGCTGGAAGGAGTGGAGGCGCTCATCGGAGTCGGCTCCGTACTCGGTGACGAGCAGGGGCTTGTCGGGCAATTCGCGGTGGTGCCGGTCGAGGTAGTCGGCAAAGCCCTGTAACTCGCCTGAGTACCAGCCCTGGTAGAGGTTCCAGCCCACGAGCTGCGGAATCTTAGTCAGCCCCGCTTCCTGGTATAACTCAAAGGCGCCGTGGTTGACGCACATCGTGTAGCGGCTGGGGTCTTCGCGCCGGGTCAAATCGTCGAGCTGCTGAGCCAGTTGGTTGACCTTTTTCAAATAGGCCCGGCCCGGCTCGTTGTCGCGCTTGATACCCTCGGGCAACCGCAGCAGCACCTCGTTCATATAAGCCCAGATGATGACCGACGGGTGGTTGAAACCCTGGCGGATCATCTCGGTTTGCATGGTGCGGCAGTTCTGGAAAAAGCCTTCCGAGTCGGTAATGGCATTCACCACCGGGATTTCTACCGAGGTCAGGATGCCCAGCCGGTCGCAGGCCTGGAGCACGGTGGGGTCCTGGGGGTAGTGGGAAATGCGCAGAAAGTTGCCGCCGAGCTGCTTGAGCAGCCGCACGTCTTTTTCGTGCCAAGCGTCGGGCAGGGCGTTGCCCAAACCCGAAACGTCCTGGTGGCGGTTGGTGCCGATGAGCTTAAGCGGCTGTCCGTTCAGGAAAAAGCCCTGGGCGGCGTCAAACCGAAACCAGCGCAGCCCCAGCGGATTGGTGACTTCATCCAGTTGGGTTTTGCCCTCGGAAATAGTCGACACCACGCGGTACAGGTACGGGTCATTCGGCGACCATAAGTGGGGTTGCTTCAGGCGGGGCAGCTGCTGGCGGAAGCGGCGGTTTTCTCCGGCTTTGAGCGTAACCGAAGTTTGCTGCCGGGCCACGGTTTTGCCCGCCGCATCCAGCACTTGCGTCAGCAAAGTGAGCTTGCGCGAAGCTGCCGACTCATTGCGCAGCGCTCCGCTTAGCACTACTTCCGCCGCGTCGTTCGATACCTGCGGAGTAGTGACGAAGGTGCCGTTGGAGGCATAGTTGTCAAGGTCGAAGTGTACCGGGCTGGCGGCCACCAAGTAAACGTCGCGGTAGATGCCGCCGAAAAAGGTAAAGTCGGCCGACAGGGGCGGAATGTCGGGGTTGTGGCGGTTGGAGAGCTTGACCAGTACCTCGGCTGAAGCCGGATTGGTGCCGTTGAATTTCAAAAACTGACTTATCGGAAAGCTGAAGGCCGTGTAGCCGCCGGCGTGCCGGCCGGCCAGCTGCCCGTTCACGTACACTTCGGCTTCCTGATTGGCCCCTTCAAAGTACAGATACACCGGCTTCGGCTGCCAGGCTGCCGGCACCGCTAAGGTCTTGCGGTACCAGCCCGTGCCCCGGTAGTAGCCCGACTCATCGTCGAGCACGTCGGCGGCGTTCCAGGTATGGGGCAAATTCACTTTCTCCCAGCCGGTAGCGGCCGCAACCGACGCCACGGTGCTTTGCGACTCGTCTTTGCGAAACAGCCAGTTGGAATTAATGGACTGCGTGATGCGCTGCGCGGCGGCCGGCGAGGCCAGCAGCAAAGTCAGGAGCAGACAGCTAAGCAGTTGTTTAGGCATTGGTATCGGAGTAGGGAGACGCGTAGTTGCGTCTCTACATCGTGGTATTATAAGGCCAGCACCACCGCCGGCAGGCCCGGCGACTGAACGGCGACGCTGGTTTGGCCGGGGGTGGCTTGCAAGCGGATAATGGCCCGGCCGTTGTAGGCTTGCACCTTGCGTGAGCCGCTGCTAGTGCCCAGGTTGTCGAGGAGCTTGCCGGCGCCGGCCAGGGAGAATTCCAGCCAGCTGGCCGCGTCGAGGCACTGCACGCCCTGAGCATCGTAAAGCTTGGCTTCGACGGTAGTCAGGCCCTGGGCGTCGGCTACTTTTTCCAAAGTGAGCTTGGCGGGTTTGCCCCATTTCTGGGTTTGGTAGCGGAAGCTGATTTCGTCCTGCACCGTCTGCTTGCCCTGTTTAGCCACGACCTTTACCTGGTTCTGACCAGCTACGAAGGGCACATTCCAGTGCAGGCCGGCAGCGGGGAAATCCTGGCTGTTGCGCTTTTTTACCCCGTAGCTTTTGCCATTCACGAATAGTTCGGCCTGCTCGCAGTTGGAGTATACTTTCACCATTTTCAGCTCGCCTTCGTCGCCCCAGCGCACGGGCCAACTGTGGCCGTAGATGTGGGCCATGGGCTGGGTTGTCCAGTACGACTGAAACACATAGAAAGCTTCTTTCGGAGTAAAGTCCCGCTCCACCACACCTTTTTGGTTCATGTAGGGCACGGGGTTGTCGGGGCGCACCGGGGTGCTGAAATCCTTGAAGGGCCAGTAGGCCGCGCCGCTCAGCCAGGGCATGGTTTCCTGCTCTTTCAGGTGCCAGTCGACGAGGTTGCAGAGGTAGGTTTCGCTCCAGTCGCCGTCCTTGGATACCCGGGCGCTGCCGCCGAACAGCGAGGCGTCGCCGGCCCGCTCGTCGGCGCCTTTGCCGCTGGTTATTTTGGCCAGGGCGTTATCGGGGTTTTCGGAGTGGCGGCCCGCGTGCGAGTCGCCGCCCCATTCCACGTGCAGGAAGCGCTTCACGCCCTCAAACTCCTTGCGGCTGGTTTCCTTGTATTCGGTGTAAATGCCGCGGTACCAGCCGGCCCAGATGGAGGGCGAGTATACGTCGACGATGTCCTTGCAGAAGTCGCAGCGGCGGATGGCGGTGTAGCGGGAGGCGTCGAGCTGGTGGGAAAGGGCGTTGAGCTCGGTCATGAAGGCCCGGATTTTCTGCTTGTCGAACTCGGGAAAGTCGCCGGGCCAGTCGTTTTCGTTGCCCAACCCCCAGATGATGATGCTGGGGTGGTTGAAGTGCTGGGTTATCATGTTGCGTAGCATGCCCTTGGCCTGCGCCTGGTACACGGGCCCGCCGAGGCCGCCCCGGCACCAGGGAATTTCCTCCCACACAGTGATGCCCAGCGAGTCGCACAGATTCAGCACGATGCGCGACTGTTGGTAGTGACCCAGACGGATAAAATTCACGCCCATGCGCTTCATCATCACCATTTCCTGCCGAATCATCGGCTCGGTCATGGCCGCGGCTACGCCGGCGTGGTCTTCGTGGCGGTGGGTGCCGCGCAACAGCAGGCGCTTGCCGTTGAGCATAAACGGCCCTTTCTCCACGAATTCAATGTGGCGGAAACCGACTTTCTCGCTCTGCTGGTACGCCTCTGGGCCGCTGCCCACCGTAACCTGCACGGTGTAGAGCTGGGGGGCGTCGGGTGACCAGAGCCGGGGGCTTTTCACCGCAAACCGGTGCAGGTCCAACTCGCCGGGCTTGAGCGTCAAGTTCCCTTGGAACTGGGCCACCTGCTTGCCACGCGGGTCGAGCAGGCGCACGGAGTAGGGGGCCGAGCCGCTGGTTACGGTTTCGGGGAAATCGGCTTTTACCGTGAGTGTGCCCGCCTTGCCGGCCTTATCCACCTCGGCTTTGGCACTGATTCGGCTTAGGGCCACGGCGGGCTGGTAGAGCAGGTTTACGTAGCGGTAGAGGCCACCATAAAGGTTGAAGTCCGACAAGTCGGAGGGTATCATTTCCAGGTCCCGGGAATTGTCGCAGCGGATGCTGAGCGGCACCTGACCCTTGAACTGCTTTTGGTAGGCTTCGGTCTTCTGAAAATCAACAATGGCTTGGGTCAGGTCCACGGTCCACTCGTCGTAGCCGCCCACGTGGCTGCCTACTTTGGTGGTATGGATATAAACCTCAGTTTTCTGGCCCGCGCCTTCGAAGTGTAGCAGGGTACGGCCGCCTGCGTAGGGGTTTTGCACCGTGAGCTGAGTGCGGTACCAGCCGGGGCCCTGGTAGTAATTCACGTCGGGAGCCACCGCATCCTGGGCGTTAAAGCAGTGCGGCAGCGTCACCCTCTCCCACAACGGGACGCTTTCGGGGTTTCCGGCACCCACGGGCCGCACTGCTTCCCACACGCCCCCCAGATCCTGGCGGACGAATTCCCAATTCGCAATCAGCCGC
Above is a genomic segment from Hymenobacter cellulosivorans containing:
- a CDS encoding glycoside hydrolase family 3 N-terminal domain-containing protein, which encodes MPFPFSKTLLLLTALLAAGSPTRAQKKALTTAAIEQRITELLAQMTLEEKAGQLTQYSGRELTGPASTRKTDLLNSIRQGHVGSMLNVKGVQDTRAIQAEALKSRLHIPLLFGLDVIHGYQTVFPVPLAEAASWDMAAIRESAHVAAREAAASGIHWTFAPMVDVGRDPRWGRVMEGAGEDQYLGSQIARARVLGFQGEKLGGTDAVMACAKHFAAYGAAIAGRDYNAVDLSPQQLWEVYLPPFKAAVDAGAATFMNSFNTLNGVPATASRYLQRDILKGQWNYPGFVVSDWGSIREMVSWGYAQNIGEAAQKAMAAGNDMDMENDAYFDTLPKLVQEGKVDVALVDDAVRRILRKKFELGLFDDPYKFSDAKREKKVFSDPQHRVAARDVARKSMVLLKNERSVLPLAAQRKIALIGPLAKSKRDLAGGWTVIADTTQIVSAFEGISQRAGKQTQLLYAKGCAATGDSRAGFAQAVETARQADVIVLCVGETWDMSGEAKSRADISLPGVQEELFQALKATGKPIVAVLFAGRPLIFNTLADQADAILYAWFPGSEGGRALADVLFGDYNPAGKLPSTFPRLMGQVPISYQQYSTGRPVVDPQNIRYRSAYIDAPNTPRYAFGHGLSYTTFKYSNLQISQPRMTAAETVQVSCTLTNTGSRAGEEVVQLYLRDKVASVVRPLKELKDFRKISLKPGESQTVSFTISRDKLAFYNNDLQWTTEPGDFRLLLGSASDDIRLETDLTLIN
- a CDS encoding glycoside hydrolase family 2 TIM barrel-domain containing protein, whose translation is MPKQLLSCLLLTLLLASPAAAQRITQSINSNWLFRKDESQSTVASVAAATGWEKVNLPHTWNAADVLDDESGYYRGTGWYRKTLAVPAAWQPKPVYLYFEGANQEAEVYVNGQLAGRHAGGYTAFSFPISQFLKFNGTNPASAEVLVKLSNRHNPDIPPLSADFTFFGGIYRDVYLVAASPVHFDLDNYASNGTFVTTPQVSNDAAEVVLSGALRNESAASRKLTLLTQVLDAAGKTVARQQTSVTLKAGENRRFRQQLPRLKQPHLWSPNDPYLYRVVSTISEGKTQLDEVTNPLGLRWFRFDAAQGFFLNGQPLKLIGTNRHQDVSGLGNALPDAWHEKDVRLLKQLGGNFLRISHYPQDPTVLQACDRLGILTSVEIPVVNAITDSEGFFQNCRTMQTEMIRQGFNHPSVIIWAYMNEVLLRLPEGIKRDNEPGRAYLKKVNQLAQQLDDLTRREDPSRYTMCVNHGAFELYQEAGLTKIPQLVGWNLYQGWYSGELQGFADYLDRHHRELPDKPLLVTEYGADSDERLHSFQPRRFDKTTEYANSYHQFYLKAILDRPFVAGSTVWNLAEFSSETRQEANPHLNTKSLLTADRQPKDAYYFYQAHLLKTSFLRIGSRGWNLRSGPTTGPDSLFCRQPVEIYTNQPAVRLLLNGQDLGTKPAEFGVVRFNVPFGNGMNRLQAQATGQAVEDQADIEFQLLPTQLTSPKLPFTELNISLGDARTFTDNKLHQVWVPEQEYAPGGWGYVGGTVYKLPGDRLPYGSDRDILGTSYDALYETQRVGLTQFRLDVPDGEYEVTLHFAELEAAPAAEQLVYNLAGSNAAAGPAPKASRSFSVLVNGVAALPNLSTGTTLPALQAVSYKIPVSARGGKGILLDFQPQTGETILNGLQVKRLY
- a CDS encoding glycoside hydrolase family 2 TIM barrel-domain containing protein; translation: MRSKPLIVVFLLLFSLHPAFGQRSQRLIANWEFVRQDLGGVWEAVRPVGAGNPESVPLWERVTLPHCFNAQDAVAPDVNYYQGPGWYRTQLTVQNPYAGGRTLLHFEGAGQKTEVYIHTTKVGSHVGGYDEWTVDLTQAIVDFQKTEAYQKQFKGQVPLSIRCDNSRDLEMIPSDLSDFNLYGGLYRYVNLLYQPAVALSRISAKAEVDKAGKAGTLTVKADFPETVTSGSAPYSVRLLDPRGKQVAQFQGNLTLKPGELDLHRFAVKSPRLWSPDAPQLYTVQVTVGSGPEAYQQSEKVGFRHIEFVEKGPFMLNGKRLLLRGTHRHEDHAGVAAAMTEPMIRQEMVMMKRMGVNFIRLGHYQQSRIVLNLCDSLGITVWEEIPWCRGGLGGPVYQAQAKGMLRNMITQHFNHPSIIIWGLGNENDWPGDFPEFDKQKIRAFMTELNALSHQLDASRYTAIRRCDFCKDIVDVYSPSIWAGWYRGIYTEYKETSRKEFEGVKRFLHVEWGGDSHAGRHSENPDNALAKITSGKGADERAGDASLFGGSARVSKDGDWSETYLCNLVDWHLKEQETMPWLSGAAYWPFKDFSTPVRPDNPVPYMNQKGVVERDFTPKEAFYVFQSYWTTQPMAHIYGHSWPVRWGDEGELKMVKVYSNCEQAELFVNGKSYGVKKRNSQDFPAAGLHWNVPFVAGQNQVKVVAKQGKQTVQDEISFRYQTQKWGKPAKLTLEKVADAQGLTTVEAKLYDAQGVQCLDAASWLEFSLAGAGKLLDNLGTSSGSRKVQAYNGRAIIRLQATPGQTSVAVQSPGLPAVVLAL